In one Nomascus leucogenys isolate Asia chromosome 13, Asia_NLE_v1, whole genome shotgun sequence genomic region, the following are encoded:
- the DEFB121 gene encoding beta-defensin 121 isoform X1 encodes MKLLLLLLTVTLLLAQVTPVMKCWGKSGRCRATCKESEVYYILCKTEAKCCVDPKYVPVKPKLTDTNTSLESTSAV; translated from the exons ATGAAGCTCCTTCTTCTGCTTTTGACTGTTACCCTGCTCCTGGCCCAGGTCACCCCAG TCATGAAATGTTGGGGTAAGTCAGGCAGGTGCAGAGCAACATGTAAAGAAAGTGAAGTATACTATATATTATGCAAAACTGAGGCTAAGTGCTGTGTGGATCCCAAGTATGTACCTGTAAAACCAAAATTAACAGACACAAATACAAGCCTGGAATCAACTTCTGCAGTCTGA
- the DEFB119 gene encoding beta-defensin 119 isoform X2, giving the protein MKLLYLFLAILLAIEEPVISECWMDGHCRLLCKDGEDSIIRCRNRKRCCVPSRYLTIQPVTIHGILGWTTPQMSTTAPKMKRNITNR; this is encoded by the exons ATGAAACTTCTTTACCTGTTTCTTGCCATCCTTCTGGCCATAGAAGAACCAGTGATATCAG AGTGTTGGATGGATGGACACTGCCGGTTGTTGTGCAAAGATGGTGAAGACAGCATCATACGCTGCCGAAATCGTAAACGGTGCTGTGTTCCTAGTCGTTATTTAACAATCCAACCAGTAACAATTCATGGAATCCTTGGCTGGACCACTCCTCAGATGTCCACAACAGCtccaaaaatgaagagaaatataaCTAATAGATAG
- the DEFB119 gene encoding beta-defensin 119 isoform X1, which translates to MKLLYLFLAILLAIEEPVISVECWMDGHCRLLCKDGEDSIIRCRNRKRCCVPSRYLTIQPVTIHGILGWTTPQMSTTAPKMKRNITNR; encoded by the exons ATGAAACTTCTTTACCTGTTTCTTGCCATCCTTCTGGCCATAGAAGAACCAGTGATATCAG TAGAGTGTTGGATGGATGGACACTGCCGGTTGTTGTGCAAAGATGGTGAAGACAGCATCATACGCTGCCGAAATCGTAAACGGTGCTGTGTTCCTAGTCGTTATTTAACAATCCAACCAGTAACAATTCATGGAATCCTTGGCTGGACCACTCCTCAGATGTCCACAACAGCtccaaaaatgaagagaaatataaCTAATAGATAG
- the DEFB121 gene encoding beta-defensin 121 isoform X2 yields MFQEVKEVMKCWGKSGRCRATCKESEVYYILCKTEAKCCVDPKYVPVKPKLTDTNTSLESTSAV; encoded by the exons ATGTTTCAAGAAGTCAAGGAAG TCATGAAATGTTGGGGTAAGTCAGGCAGGTGCAGAGCAACATGTAAAGAAAGTGAAGTATACTATATATTATGCAAAACTGAGGCTAAGTGCTGTGTGGATCCCAAGTATGTACCTGTAAAACCAAAATTAACAGACACAAATACAAGCCTGGAATCAACTTCTGCAGTCTGA